The Megasphaera stantonii genome includes a window with the following:
- a CDS encoding GGGtGRT protein, producing the protein MELFESYDRRIDKILGVLKEYGIGSVEECRDICAAAGIDPYQIVKTVQPIAFENAGWAYTVGAAIAIKKNARTAVEAAKAIGEGLQAFCIPGSVADDRKVGLGHGNLAAMLLQDETQCFCFLAGHESFAAAEGAIGIVRNANKARKVPLRVILNGLGKDAAQIISRINGFTYVQTQFDYGTGELHIVREIPYSKGERANVRCFGADDVREGVAIMHHEGVDVSITGNSTNPTRFQHPVAGTYKKECVEMGKKYFSVASGGGTGRTLHPDNMAAGPASYGMTDTMGRMHSDAQFAGSSSVPAHVEMMGFLGMGNNPMVGASVAVAVAVEGAAKEGKF; encoded by the coding sequence ATGGAATTGTTTGAAAGCTACGACAGAAGAATAGATAAAATCCTCGGCGTGCTGAAAGAATACGGCATCGGCAGCGTGGAAGAATGCCGCGACATCTGCGCCGCCGCAGGCATCGATCCGTATCAGATCGTAAAGACCGTTCAGCCTATCGCCTTTGAAAACGCCGGCTGGGCCTATACGGTAGGCGCGGCCATCGCCATCAAGAAGAACGCCCGCACGGCTGTAGAAGCGGCGAAAGCTATCGGCGAAGGCCTGCAGGCCTTCTGTATTCCCGGCTCCGTCGCCGACGACCGCAAGGTAGGCCTCGGCCACGGCAACCTGGCGGCTATGCTGCTCCAGGACGAAACGCAGTGCTTCTGCTTCCTTGCCGGCCACGAATCCTTCGCCGCCGCTGAAGGCGCTATCGGCATCGTCCGCAACGCCAACAAGGCCCGCAAGGTGCCCCTGCGGGTTATCCTGAACGGCCTCGGCAAGGACGCTGCCCAGATTATTTCCCGCATCAACGGCTTTACGTACGTACAGACCCAGTTTGATTACGGAACGGGCGAACTCCACATCGTCCGCGAAATCCCCTATTCCAAGGGTGAACGGGCCAACGTCCGCTGCTTCGGCGCCGACGACGTCCGCGAAGGCGTGGCTATCATGCATCACGAAGGCGTCGACGTATCCATTACGGGCAACTCGACGAACCCGACCCGCTTCCAGCATCCCGTTGCCGGCACGTACAAGAAAGAATGCGTCGAAATGGGCAAGAAGTACTTCTCCGTCGCTTCCGGCGGCGGTACGGGCCGCACGCTCCATCCGGACAACATGGCTGCCGGTCCGGCTTCGTACGGCATGACCGATACGATGGGCCGCATGCACTCTGACGCTCAGTTTGCCGGCTCGTCTTCCGTACCGGCTCACGTAGAAATGATGGGCTTCCTCGGCATGGGCAACAACCCCATGGTCGGCGCGTCCGTCGCTGTCGCCGTAGCCGTAGAAGGCGCAGCCAAGGAAGGCAAATTCTAA
- a CDS encoding VWA-like domain-containing protein, giving the protein MEHNLTVEAILLYQKASLVADDLRKQQNQGTRPPVPRAFAREFFAFIDRLNLRLMEDKDNFFGYFLFQMGKEIRFSIADATSVTFKGTRYILYFNPLIFLALSPEQMETSIKHQILHVVSMHLVRAKELKGSYSKQAINLAMDVVVNTYLDHLPPFSTTIDWVNINFDLLLTPFESFEYYVEKIQTALDLRTDKKDAIEEGSRRDETIAVSYSPDQTHDAWDESDDIDEQTLRKFTAKYIDSAHKGQLSNYLESMISALKAEDEDLPWHWYLKKLVGSIASGKKKTTARRNRRQPERLDLPGHLRAHVARLIVAVDISGSISDSEFKQAMQEVFHIVRNYKHDITLIECDDEIRRVYQVRELADIKNRLDVRGGTSYSPVFQYANEAKDTDLLIYFTDGKGETKLAEPPRGYKVLWVLSGRGETLSVQEPWGLVKKLKAIKAEYDPALDFDNVERGGFSMNNQESMHL; this is encoded by the coding sequence ATGGAACACAATCTGACCGTCGAAGCCATCCTGCTGTACCAAAAAGCCTCCCTCGTCGCCGACGACCTGCGGAAGCAGCAAAACCAGGGAACCCGGCCTCCCGTCCCAAGGGCCTTCGCCAGGGAATTTTTCGCCTTCATCGACAGGCTGAACCTGCGCCTCATGGAGGACAAGGACAATTTCTTCGGCTATTTCCTGTTTCAAATGGGCAAGGAAATCCGCTTCAGCATCGCCGACGCCACCAGCGTCACCTTCAAAGGCACGCGGTATATCCTCTATTTCAACCCCCTCATCTTCCTCGCCCTGTCGCCGGAGCAGATGGAAACGTCCATCAAGCACCAAATCCTGCACGTCGTCTCCATGCACCTCGTCCGTGCCAAAGAGCTGAAGGGCAGCTACAGCAAGCAGGCCATTAACCTGGCCATGGACGTCGTCGTTAATACCTACCTGGACCATTTGCCGCCCTTTTCCACGACCATCGACTGGGTCAACATCAACTTCGACCTCCTGCTGACGCCGTTCGAGTCCTTCGAATACTACGTGGAAAAAATACAGACGGCCCTGGATCTGCGGACGGACAAAAAAGACGCCATTGAAGAAGGGAGCCGCCGCGACGAAACCATCGCCGTGTCCTACAGTCCCGACCAGACTCACGACGCCTGGGACGAATCGGACGACATAGACGAACAAACCCTGCGGAAGTTTACGGCTAAATACATCGATTCGGCCCACAAGGGCCAGCTCTCCAACTATTTGGAAAGCATGATTTCCGCCCTGAAAGCGGAAGACGAAGACCTGCCCTGGCACTGGTACCTGAAAAAACTGGTCGGCTCCATCGCCAGCGGCAAGAAAAAGACGACGGCCCGGCGCAACCGCCGCCAGCCGGAACGGCTGGACCTGCCCGGCCACCTGCGGGCCCACGTGGCCAGGCTCATCGTCGCCGTCGACATCAGCGGCAGCATCAGCGACAGCGAGTTCAAGCAGGCCATGCAGGAAGTCTTCCACATCGTCCGCAACTATAAGCACGACATCACCCTCATCGAATGCGACGACGAAATCCGCCGCGTCTATCAAGTCCGCGAGCTGGCCGACATCAAAAACCGCCTCGACGTCCGAGGCGGCACGTCCTACTCGCCGGTCTTCCAATACGCCAACGAGGCCAAGGACACCGACCTCCTCATCTACTTCACCGACGGCAAGGGCGAAACCAAGCTCGCCGAGCCGCCGCGAGGCTATAAAGTCCTGTGGGTCCTCTCCGGCCGCGGCGAAACCCTGTCCGTACAGGAGCCCTGGGGCCTCGTAAAAAAACTAAAAGCCATCAAAGCAGAATACGACCCGGCCCTGGACTTCGACAACGTAGAACGGGGCGGCTTCTCCATGAACAATCAGGAGAGCATGCATTTATAA
- a CDS encoding peptidoglycan-binding protein, giving the protein MMMTSVSVVGATFHPGDRGDQIVAIQNALVRNGSDIAVDGDYGTGTKEAVKAFQERHGLDVDGIVGAQTYEALMGAAMPENVSSHFIEKKAIKNKGKENLMFPLVTADNAISVVQQALANKGYNLDVDGVFGVGTEQAVRKFQADNGLDVDGVVGKATFYALTGEALPGGPLRRFGNGGYGSATGTANSRLAKQLLGIANQYKGVPYVFGGSTPSGFDCSGFTRYVYSAVGISLPRCADEQYSVGSDVSMSNLQPGDLVFFSTYEPGISHVGIYIGDSQFINASNDGVSVADLNSRYWASRYVGAKRVING; this is encoded by the coding sequence ATGATGATGACTTCTGTATCGGTTGTCGGCGCGACGTTTCATCCCGGTGACCGGGGCGATCAGATCGTGGCGATTCAAAACGCCTTAGTCCGCAACGGCAGCGACATCGCCGTCGACGGCGATTACGGCACGGGGACGAAGGAAGCCGTCAAGGCCTTTCAGGAACGGCACGGCCTGGACGTAGACGGCATCGTCGGCGCTCAGACCTACGAAGCGCTCATGGGAGCGGCTATGCCGGAAAACGTGAGCAGCCACTTTATTGAAAAAAAAGCGATTAAAAACAAGGGGAAAGAAAACCTCATGTTCCCTCTGGTCACGGCGGACAACGCCATCAGCGTCGTCCAGCAGGCCTTGGCCAATAAGGGCTATAACCTCGACGTAGACGGCGTCTTCGGCGTTGGCACGGAACAGGCCGTCCGCAAATTCCAGGCTGACAACGGCCTCGACGTAGACGGCGTCGTCGGCAAGGCGACATTCTACGCCCTGACAGGGGAAGCGCTGCCCGGCGGCCCCCTGCGCCGCTTCGGAAACGGCGGCTACGGCAGCGCGACGGGCACTGCTAACTCCCGCCTCGCCAAGCAGCTCCTGGGTATCGCCAACCAGTATAAGGGCGTGCCCTACGTCTTCGGCGGTTCTACGCCGTCGGGCTTCGACTGCTCAGGCTTTACGCGCTACGTCTATTCGGCCGTAGGCATCAGCCTGCCCCGCTGCGCCGACGAACAGTACAGCGTCGGCAGCGACGTATCTATGTCCAACCTCCAGCCCGGCGACCTGGTATTCTTCTCGACGTATGAACCGGGCATTTCCCACGTAGGCATCTACATCGGCGACAGCCAGTTTATCAACGCCTCCAACGACGGCGTCAGCGTAGCCGACCTCAACAGCCGCTACTGGGCGTCCCGCTACGTAGGAGCCAAACGGGTCATCAACGGATAA
- a CDS encoding dicarboxylate/amino acid:cation symporter, with translation MTSKKKMSLGTKSLIGVGLGLLLGAVLVQIPPGMIRDEFLVNGVFEFIGKAYLTLLKMTIIPFVFCSLIVGMSSATDVKQVGRVGSKILMLYVVFEIVASAFGILGGIILQPGSGVDMGTISLEETAAAKATSISFVNVLLNMLPSNIFASLAKGDMIHVVLFATLIGVVISLIQEKAKPVKDVVDSSYAIMTKVVDIVMQLTPIGVFCLMAKTVVTAGYAVIFALAKYAVCEIFLFVLFGIIVYIPLLKFGAKVSPIPYLRKFSQMAIIPFSTTSSNISIPYSLKLCDNLGVSNKISSFTIPLGATVNMDGSAIMQGMTAMFVAQLYGIELTASMIITIVITATLGTIGSPGMPGVVMVTLLTVLSSVGFPLDAIAIIVGIDRFTDMFKTVLNVMGDSVCTCVVGRSEGELNEAVYYDMSRKIDFN, from the coding sequence ATGACAAGTAAAAAGAAAATGTCCCTTGGGACTAAATCTTTGATTGGCGTAGGATTAGGGTTATTATTAGGCGCGGTATTAGTACAAATTCCGCCGGGAATGATTCGAGACGAATTCTTGGTCAATGGGGTATTCGAATTTATTGGAAAAGCGTATTTAACGTTATTAAAGATGACCATCATTCCCTTCGTATTTTGTTCGTTGATTGTGGGAATGTCTTCGGCGACTGACGTAAAACAGGTAGGCCGCGTAGGTTCTAAAATATTAATGTTATACGTTGTCTTTGAAATCGTAGCGTCTGCCTTTGGTATTTTAGGTGGCATCATACTGCAGCCCGGCAGCGGCGTCGATATGGGAACTATTTCGCTGGAAGAAACTGCCGCAGCTAAAGCTACGTCCATATCTTTTGTAAACGTATTGCTGAATATGCTGCCTTCCAACATCTTTGCGTCCTTAGCTAAAGGGGACATGATACATGTTGTCTTATTTGCCACATTGATCGGCGTTGTTATCAGTTTAATTCAAGAAAAGGCTAAACCGGTTAAAGACGTCGTTGATTCGTCTTATGCTATCATGACCAAAGTTGTTGATATCGTCATGCAGTTAACTCCTATCGGCGTTTTTTGCCTGATGGCTAAGACGGTTGTAACGGCGGGATATGCAGTCATTTTTGCCTTGGCTAAGTATGCTGTTTGTGAAATTTTCTTATTTGTTCTATTTGGGATTATCGTTTATATTCCGCTGTTAAAGTTTGGAGCAAAAGTCAGTCCTATCCCCTATTTGAGAAAATTCTCTCAAATGGCAATTATTCCCTTTTCCACTACGTCGTCTAATATCAGTATCCCTTATTCCTTAAAGCTATGTGATAATTTGGGCGTGTCGAATAAGATATCTTCCTTTACTATTCCTCTTGGTGCTACGGTAAATATGGATGGCAGCGCTATTATGCAGGGGATGACAGCGATGTTTGTGGCGCAGTTATATGGAATTGAACTGACGGCCTCTATGATTATTACCATTGTTATTACGGCTACGTTAGGGACAATCGGTTCGCCCGGTATGCCTGGCGTAGTTATGGTTACGCTGCTGACCGTGCTTTCGTCGGTAGGCTTTCCGTTGGATGCGATTGCTATCATTGTTGGTATTGACCGCTTTACCGATATGTTCAAAACCGTACTAAATGTCATGGGGGATTCTGTTTGCACTTGCGTTGTAGGTCGTTCTGAAGGCGAATTAAACGAAGCAGTTTATTATGACATGAGTAGGAAGATTGACTTCAATTGA
- a CDS encoding LysR family transcriptional regulator: protein MLDFRIHTFLCVCRYMNYTKAAAELQITQPAVSQHIRHLEKEYQTKLFDYTGKRLELTQAGQILLNAATTISHDNVMLKQRLQDLQQNNKSVAFGATHTIGEFEIIDRLADFLHEHADVNIRMKIADTDKLLKAVDEGIIDFAIVEGFFDQDQYETLLFSNEPLIAVCGPDYDAPSEMSLADLMRYRLIVREKSAGTRELLERSLAEHSLTISDFPLRHEVGSPQAVKGLTCRNCGVAFLYEKSVRQEVNDGRLKEIAIRDFSVTHAVTFLWRKGSMYSAMFRQMYNQLKG from the coding sequence ATGTTAGATTTTCGTATCCATACATTTTTATGCGTTTGCCGCTACATGAATTATACGAAGGCTGCCGCCGAATTGCAGATTACGCAGCCTGCCGTATCGCAGCATATCCGGCATTTGGAAAAAGAGTACCAGACTAAATTGTTCGACTACACGGGCAAGCGGCTGGAACTGACCCAGGCCGGTCAAATACTGCTCAACGCGGCGACGACGATCAGCCATGACAACGTCATGCTCAAGCAGCGCCTGCAGGACCTGCAGCAAAACAATAAATCCGTCGCCTTTGGGGCGACCCACACGATCGGCGAATTCGAGATCATCGACCGCCTGGCCGATTTCCTCCACGAGCACGCCGACGTGAACATCCGGATGAAGATTGCCGATACGGACAAGCTGCTGAAAGCCGTCGACGAGGGGATTATTGATTTTGCCATCGTCGAAGGGTTCTTCGACCAGGACCAGTACGAAACGCTGCTGTTTTCCAACGAGCCGCTCATCGCCGTATGCGGGCCCGATTACGACGCGCCGTCGGAAATGTCTTTGGCCGACTTGATGCGCTATCGGCTCATCGTCAGGGAAAAAAGCGCCGGCACCCGGGAGCTCCTGGAACGGAGCCTGGCCGAGCACAGCCTGACGATTTCCGATTTCCCCCTTCGCCATGAAGTAGGGAGCCCCCAGGCCGTAAAGGGACTGACGTGCCGCAACTGCGGCGTTGCCTTTTTATATGAAAAGTCCGTGCGGCAGGAAGTAAACGACGGACGGCTCAAAGAAATCGCCATCCGCGATTTTTCCGTTACCCACGCCGTGACGTTTTTGTGGCGTAAAGGCAGTATGTACAGCGCGATGTTCCGGCAGATGTACAATCAGCTCAAAGGCTGA
- a CDS encoding iron-containing alcohol dehydrogenase, whose product MNQCQLTIPGVTYAGPGSIEKISEIIEKEGVSSVLLFTDKGIRSTGLTAPIEALCADVALTVIDDLATEPSYQDVERVIAEVEDSRIDLIIGVGGGSVMDAAKLASIVIGADYGVRDLLKDPTIAKKYIKSLMIPTTCGTGSEATCNSIVAVPEQQSKQGIVNTCMIPDYVILDAAMIHGLPPKIVASTGVDALAHVVECFTSKKATILSDTYAKEGARKIFRNIREAYADADNMKAKTELLIGAYYGGIAITGSGTTAVHALSYPLGGKYHIPHGVSNAILFAHVMEFNKDACADRLALLCDAVYPEKYAETVEAKADYIISEIKDIVAKVQIPTNLEELGVKKEDIDFLVEAGSQQQRLLVNNCKELSLDDIRYLYNKLF is encoded by the coding sequence ATGAATCAATGCCAGTTAACGATTCCCGGCGTTACGTATGCCGGCCCGGGAAGTATTGAAAAGATTTCAGAGATTATAGAAAAAGAAGGGGTTTCTTCCGTCTTATTGTTTACGGATAAGGGGATTCGCAGTACGGGCTTGACGGCCCCGATTGAAGCTCTTTGTGCAGACGTGGCCTTGACTGTCATCGACGATTTGGCGACGGAGCCTTCCTATCAGGATGTAGAGCGGGTCATCGCCGAAGTCGAAGACAGCCGTATTGACCTGATTATCGGCGTCGGCGGCGGCAGCGTCATGGATGCGGCGAAATTGGCCAGCATCGTCATCGGCGCCGACTACGGCGTCCGCGATCTCTTAAAGGACCCGACGATTGCTAAGAAGTACATCAAGTCGCTCATGATTCCTACGACTTGCGGCACTGGCTCGGAAGCGACGTGCAATTCTATCGTCGCCGTGCCGGAACAGCAATCCAAGCAGGGCATCGTCAATACCTGCATGATTCCCGACTACGTTATTTTGGATGCGGCCATGATTCACGGGCTGCCGCCGAAGATTGTGGCCTCTACGGGCGTAGACGCCTTGGCGCATGTCGTCGAATGCTTTACGTCTAAAAAGGCGACGATTCTCAGCGACACCTATGCAAAGGAAGGGGCGCGCAAGATATTCCGCAACATTCGCGAAGCCTATGCCGACGCCGATAATATGAAAGCGAAGACGGAGCTGCTCATCGGCGCATATTACGGCGGCATCGCCATTACCGGCTCCGGCACGACAGCCGTCCACGCCTTGTCTTATCCGCTAGGCGGGAAATATCATATTCCCCACGGCGTGTCGAACGCTATCCTCTTCGCCCACGTCATGGAGTTCAATAAGGACGCCTGCGCCGACCGCCTGGCTCTTCTCTGCGATGCCGTGTACCCGGAAAAGTACGCTGAAACGGTCGAAGCGAAGGCAGATTACATCATTTCGGAAATCAAGGACATCGTTGCCAAAGTACAGATTCCGACCAATCTGGAAGAATTAGGCGTAAAGAAAGAAGATATTGATTTCCTCGTAGAGGCCGGCAGCCAGCAGCAGCGCCTTTTGGTAAACAACTGCAAGGAACTGAGCCTGGACGATATTCGATACTTATATAATAAGTTGTTTTAA
- a CDS encoding ATP-binding protein: protein MNFIDTLRSVELVLAAGEVPLLVGETGIGKTSLAHQLAEKHGWTLINIDGNLLKEGEIGGLPTIETYTRRDDAGQTVEEKTTVYAVHHKLRAIDEVIATGGTVLLFIDEINRCEHAVQQELMNLILNREINGYVLSKDVRIVAAMNPADSYDYEAVAMDAAQENRFVWLYMEADYLQWLDWAADAGIDPKVMEFISTFPEYLDKHNDGDINATPRSYERISDLYKLYTQQGDVPKAVFFNVIRGNVGKLIAEEFVNFIESDAQPLIGYDDVFSGPALNPSLAERVAGESHTRLYLAAKNILRRLDDVIDDGQADEAIDRLMEYLSLYPVDLLIGIMKDIKATNERVYAYAIENANFVDAYFKAYRPIR, encoded by the coding sequence ATGAATTTTATCGACACCTTACGAAGCGTAGAATTAGTCCTGGCCGCCGGCGAAGTGCCCCTTCTCGTCGGCGAGACCGGCATCGGCAAGACCTCCCTGGCTCACCAGCTGGCGGAAAAACACGGCTGGACCCTCATCAATATCGACGGCAACCTCCTGAAGGAGGGGGAAATCGGCGGCCTGCCGACGATTGAAACCTACACGCGCCGCGACGACGCGGGACAGACCGTCGAAGAAAAGACGACGGTCTACGCCGTCCATCATAAGCTGCGGGCCATCGACGAAGTCATCGCCACCGGCGGCACCGTACTGCTGTTTATCGACGAAATCAACCGCTGCGAGCACGCCGTGCAGCAGGAATTGATGAACCTCATCCTCAACAGGGAAATCAACGGCTACGTCCTGTCGAAGGACGTGCGCATCGTCGCCGCCATGAACCCGGCAGACTCATACGACTACGAAGCCGTCGCCATGGATGCCGCCCAGGAAAACCGCTTCGTCTGGCTGTATATGGAAGCGGACTACCTGCAGTGGCTGGACTGGGCCGCCGACGCCGGCATCGACCCGAAGGTCATGGAATTTATTTCCACCTTCCCGGAATACCTGGATAAACACAACGACGGCGACATCAACGCCACGCCGCGCAGCTACGAGCGCATTTCCGACCTCTACAAGCTCTACACGCAGCAGGGCGACGTGCCGAAGGCTGTATTCTTCAACGTCATCCGCGGCAACGTGGGCAAGCTCATCGCCGAAGAATTCGTAAACTTCATCGAATCGGACGCCCAGCCCCTCATCGGCTACGACGACGTGTTCTCCGGCCCGGCCCTGAACCCGTCCCTGGCAGAGCGCGTCGCCGGCGAAAGCCACACGCGCCTGTACCTGGCGGCCAAGAACATCCTCCGCCGCCTGGACGATGTCATAGACGACGGCCAGGCCGACGAAGCGATAGACCGCCTCATGGAATACCTGTCCCTCTATCCCGTCGATCTCCTCATCGGCATCATGAAGGACATCAAGGCCACGAACGAACGGGTCTACGCCTACGCTATCGAAAACGCCAATTTCGTCGACGCCTACTTCAAGGCGTACCGCCCTATCAGGTGA
- a CDS encoding iron-sulfur cluster assembly scaffold protein, which yields MLYSTEVKNMCPVKKGAYHGPAPIPEEGKWVQVKEIKDISGLTHGVGWCAPQQGACKLTLNVKDGIIEEALVETLGCSGMTHSAAMASEILPGKTLLEALNTDLVCDAINVAMRQLFLQIVYGRTQTAFSEGGLPIGASLEDLGKGLRSQVGTMLGTKAKGTRYLEMTEGYVTRMALDEENQVIGYEFIHLGKMMDAIKKGVEPAQAMEDAKGHYGRFDEAASYIDPRKE from the coding sequence ATGTTATATTCGACAGAAGTAAAGAATATGTGTCCCGTAAAAAAGGGCGCGTATCACGGCCCGGCACCGATTCCTGAAGAAGGCAAATGGGTGCAGGTCAAAGAAATTAAGGATATCAGCGGTCTGACTCACGGCGTAGGCTGGTGCGCTCCTCAGCAGGGCGCCTGCAAGCTGACGCTGAACGTAAAGGACGGCATCATCGAAGAAGCCCTCGTAGAAACCCTCGGCTGCTCCGGCATGACCCATTCGGCAGCGATGGCTTCGGAAATCCTGCCGGGCAAGACGCTCCTCGAAGCGCTGAATACCGACTTGGTATGCGACGCTATCAACGTAGCTATGCGCCAGCTCTTCCTGCAGATCGTATACGGCCGCACGCAGACGGCCTTCTCCGAAGGCGGCCTTCCCATCGGCGCCAGCCTGGAAGATTTGGGCAAGGGCCTGCGCAGCCAGGTCGGCACGATGCTCGGCACGAAAGCCAAGGGCACGCGCTATCTGGAAATGACCGAAGGCTATGTCACCCGCATGGCTCTCGACGAAGAAAACCAGGTCATCGGCTATGAATTCATCCACCTCGGCAAGATGATGGACGCTATCAAAAAAGGCGTAGAACCGGCGCAGGCCATGGAAGACGCCAAAGGCCATTACGGCCGCTTTGACGAAGCAGCTTCGTATATCGATCCGAGAAAAGAATAA